A single window of Gossypium hirsutum isolate 1008001.06 chromosome A10, Gossypium_hirsutum_v2.1, whole genome shotgun sequence DNA harbors:
- the LOC107897173 gene encoding uncharacterized protein, with the protein MSVDPSGQLNYVDDEASTGSGDDVNMLEGRNKRQSVTPSSSGRRKRSRKATGDAIVDAMLEIAAASKLRASAIMKNEDRFSISKCIKVLDEMQDMSTCMDDLDIELDEMELVAAAAGYYYYNSITRQTRYASLPSGSGFMNEVLEGPDDLCREMLRMDKHVFHKLCYTLRHRGMLRDTAGVMIEEQLAIFLNIVGHNERNRVIQERFQHSGETISRHFNNVLKAIKSLSREFLQPPDFSTLEILNNNRFSPYFKDCVGVIDGMHIPAHVPAKDQSRFRNRKGVLSQNVLAACTFDLQFIFVYPGWEGSVADSRVLRAVLDDPDQNFPPISQGKYYLVDTGYSNMEGFLAPYLGVRYHLHEYRGANQLPRNAKELFNHRHSSLRNVIQRAFDVLKTRFPILKLAPQYAFHIQRDIVIAACVLHNYIRREERLDWLFSSIEGATVDELPDFNEQPELQFASSYQEQIASSLRESIATEMWNDFLNKWDQW; encoded by the exons ATGTCAGTTGATCCCAGTGGACAATTGAATTATGTCGACGATGAAGCTTCTACGGGCTCCGGTGATGATGTTAACATGCTAGAAGGACGCAACAAGCGTCAATCCGTGACACCATCAAGTTCTGGTCGGCGGAAGAGAAGTCGTAAAGCTACCGGGGATGCCATAGTGGATGCTATGCTAGAAATCGCGGCCGCTTCAAAATTGAGGGCGTCGGCAATTATGAAGAACGAGGACCGGTTTTCTATAAGCAAGTGCATAAAGGTGTTAGATGAGATGCAAG ATATGTCAACTTGCATGGATGACCTCGATATAGAATTGGACGAGATGGAACTAGTTGCAGCAGCTGCTGGTTACTATTACTATAATAGCATAACTAGGCAAACCCGTTATGCTTCATTACCTAGTGGAAGTGGTTTTATGAATGAGGTGCTAGAAGGACCTGATGATCTTTGTCGAGAGATGCTCCGGATGGATAAACATGTTTTTCACAAGCTATGTTACACTCTTCGACATAGAGGTATGTTACGTGATACAGCTGGTGTTATGATTGAGGAGCAGCTGGCGATTTTCTTAAATATTGTGGGTCATAATGAACGTAACAGAGTAATCCAAGAGAGGTTTCAGCATTCGGGTGAAACCATAAGTCGTCattttaataatgttttgaaGGCAATCAAGTCGCTTTCGCGGGAATTCTTACAGCCCCCGGATTTCAGTACTCtggaaattcttaataataatcgATTCTCCCCATATTTCAAG GATTGTGTTGGTGTCATAGATGGAATGCACATCCCTGCACATGTCCCAGCAAAAGATCAGTCTCGTTTTCGAAATAGGAAAGGTGTTCTATCACAAAATGTTTTGGCAGCCTGCACATTTGATCTACAGTTTATATTTGTTTATCCAGGTTGGGAAGGGTCTGTCGCCGATTCACGAGTTTTAAGAGCAGTCTTAGATGACCCTGATCAGAATTTTCCTCCGATTTCTCAAG GAAAATATTATCTGGTTGATACTGGTTACTCCAACATGGAAGGATTTCTTGCACCATATTTGGGAGTTCGGTATCACCTACATGAATATAGAGGTGCCAATCAACTACCCAGAAATGCAAAGGAGCTCTTTAATCATCGGCATTCTTCTCTTAGAAATGTCATACAGAGGGCTTTTGATGTGCTGAAAACTCGATTTCCTATTCTCAAACTAGCCCCACAATATGCCTTCCATATCCAAAGGGACATAGTTATAGCCGCATGTGTTCTACATAATTACATCCGACGTGAGGAAAGACTCGATTGGTTGTTTTCTAGCATTGAGGGGGCGACAGTGGATGAATTGCCTGATTTCAATGAGCAACCTGAGCTGCAGTTTGCTTCCTCGTATCAGGAACAAATTGCTTCATCTTTACGAGAATCAATAGCAACAGAAATGTGGAATGATTTCTTAAATAAATGGGATCAGTGGTGA
- the LOC107895674 gene encoding cell wall / vacuolar inhibitor of fructosidase 2 yields the protein SSPLLDDLFCLHFPSHLPNLNITHQRSAGLIQTTCKTTKYADLCVSILHSDPTSLNSDTKGLALILIRVATANATATSTFLSSQLLTTTNDTTLKTVLKECSHMYAFSGDALRASVQDFTSESYDYAYMHVMAAADYPNACLNAFRRYPKLIYPQAIASREDELKHICDVVLGMIDHLGF from the coding sequence TCATCACCTCTCTTAGATGACCTCTTCTGTTTACATTTTCCTTCTCATCTCCCTAATCTTAACATCACTCACCAACGGAGTGCTGGTTTAATCCAAACCACTTGCAAAACCACCAAGTATGCTGACCTTTGTGTCTCCATCCTCCACTCCGATCCTACCAGTCTGAATTCAGACACAAAGGGCCTGGCCCTGATCTTGATCCGAGTTGCAACGGCTAATGCCACGGCAACATCGACTTTCTTATCATCCCAATTGCTTACTACCACAAATGACACTACCCTAAAGACAGTTCTAAAAGAATGCTCCCACATGTACGCTTTTTCCGGTGATGCTCTTCGAGCTTCGGTTCAAGATTTTACCTCGGAATCCTATGATTACGCCTATATGCATGTTATGGCTGCCGCCGATTACCCGAACGCTTGCCTTAATGCGTTCAGAAGGTATCCGAAGCTGATCTATCCGCAAGCAATTGCAAGTAGGGAAGATGAGTTGAAACATATTTGTGATGTGGTATTAGGCATGATTGATCATCTTGGTTTTTAA